A window of the Bos indicus x Bos taurus breed Angus x Brahman F1 hybrid chromosome X, Bos_hybrid_MaternalHap_v2.0, whole genome shotgun sequence genome harbors these coding sequences:
- the FAM133A gene encoding protein FAM133A — MGKRDNRVAYMNPIAMARWRGLSQSAGPTIQDYLNRPRPTWEEVKKQLENKKKGSKALAEFEEKMNENWKKELEKSREKLLSGNESLSKKRDRKKKKKKKSCRSSSSSSLSSDSSSSSPDSEDEEKKEGKKRKKKKNHSYKSSESSPCDSESESKESVKKKKKSKDETEKEKCIRNLSKKRKKTCPEDKPLSLESSSESDYEEEMQTKKKRRREEQEKGTEKAKKKKKKQYKKHSKKKKKKSDSSHKSV, encoded by the coding sequence ATGGGGAAGCGGGACAATCGGGTGGCCTATATGAATCCTATAGCAATGGCCAGATGGAGGGGCCTATCTCAATCTGCAGGCCCAACAATACAAGATTATCTGAATCGACCAAGGCCCACCTGGGAAGAAGTgaagaaacaattagaaaataaaaagaaaggctCCAAGGCATTAgctgaatttgaagaaaaaatgaatgagaactggaagaaggaactagaaaaaagcagagagaaattaTTAAGTGGAAATGAGAGTTTAtccaaaaaaagagacagaaagaaaaagaaaaagaagaaatcttgTCGGTCTTCATCTTCTTCTTCATTAAGCTCTGATTCTTCAAGCAGTTCCCCAGATTCTgaagatgaggaaaagaaagaaggaaaaaagagaaagaaaaagaagaaccatTCATACAAATCATCAGAAAGCTCTCCATGTGATTCTGAATCAGAGAGCAAGGaatctgtaaaaaagaaaaagaagtcaaaggatgaaacagagaaagaaaagtgtaTTAGAAAtctcagcaaaaaaagaaagaaaacttgtcCTGAGGATAAACCTTTATCATTGGAGTCCTCATCAGAATCAGATTATGAAGAAGAGatgcaaacaaaaaagaagagaagacgtgaagagcaagaaaaaggaacagaaaaggcaaaaaagaagaagaagaaacagtacAAAAAACAtagtaagaagaagaaaaagaaatcagattcaAGTCACAAATCAGTAtag